The Leptolyngbyaceae cyanobacterium region GTGTCATTTATCTTTCCCCCTGCCCCCTGCCCCCCTGCCAAAATTAAAAGTGACAGCACAATATATGCAACCGGACATTATATAGCCATCCTATTTGAGTAATGAACCCCACCCTAGCCCTCCCCTTGGTAAGGGCAGGGCTAGGGTGGGGTCTAGTTGTTCGCAATTCATTTAGGATTGCTATATTACTCTGTAACTCAATAAAATCTGTGTTTGAATAGTAGAATACTCATCAACCTAAAGACGGATTAAAATCAGCAATAAAATTTCAATACTGGTGATAGAAGTAACAGAAAATCCTTAAAAATAGATAGATTCTGAAAAGTATTTTTAATGGAGTTAAACAAATGACATCAAATCCACACAAACCCATTGCAAAATCAGACTCCAGCGATATTGATGACTCGGGTTTCCTCGATCGTGAAACGATCTCCGATCCTGCCGATCCTGATGCCATAGAGATGAATTCCCTCCATACAGAGGAAGTTTCTCAAAATTCTGCTGATTCTGACACGGATATAGATGATGAACGGCAAAGGAGAATGATGAGGCGCACTCCTCAATAAGCTATTAGGTATTTAATTTGAATGTTTAGGTTGATGCTGGAATGGGGATAGCAATAAATTTTTTTATTCGCCGATTAAATTAGAAATATATCTTTCTATCAACCTCCATAATGCCAATTATAGGGTCTATTGTTGTGCTAATCATTCCTATCAAAACAATGCTAAAAATAGGGTGGGCGATCGTCAGATGGAAGTTATCGATCGCATTCCCGAATAGGTAGATAAGAGAAAGCAGGTGCTTTATCTTTAGTTTTGATTTTGCGATCGCATTCAGCAAATAATTAGGCAGCAAAAAAATTTTTAACTTTAATCAAATTTCCCGCTAAAGTACTTACCCAAAATATAGATTCATTAATTTGTCTGGCCATTTTTTCCCGATCCATATCTTCGGCACAAATAATAATTCCAGAATGGGGAATTTCCAGGTCGTGCAATTTGACAAAATCACTCCGATTAACTGTCAAGATAGCCCGACTATGATTGTGAGCAAAAGCTAACACATCTTCATCCGACATTTCCACGCCCGCATTTCCTGCTTCTCTCGCCGTGAGAACATCGTGAGTTAAATTACGCAACAATTCCACAACTCGCGCCGGAAAATTTTGATCGGCATATAACTTTGCCATTGTTTATGCTTCCTTTTGTCGTCGGATTGCCATTTCAATTTCATGAGAATGTGCTTCAGCATAAGCAAAAGCATTGATTAAATCTGCTGCGCTCAAATCTGGATAATCTTGTAAAATATCAGTATCAGTTGCACCCAAACGGCGATAGCTTACTAATAACCAAACAGGGATACGGGTATTGCTGACGCAAGCATCGCCACCCATCACACCCTCGATCTTTTTAATACCAGTCCATTCATCGGCAAAAGTTTGGTCTAATATTTTAATTACGCGATCGAGTTCCGGCCATAGAGGAACTAGACTTTTGGTTAATATTTGGATTACCTGAACCTTCTCATCAGGACTTAGAGAAACAAGTTCTGTCTCTAATTCTTGGAGTGACATAGTAAATATCAATTTGCGATCGAATTTTCTTATTCTGTCACATTACCTTTCACCAATGACCGATGACAAATCACAAATGACAAACTAAACTATAACTCCCGCCGCCCTTCC contains the following coding sequences:
- a CDS encoding DUF5615 family PIN-like protein gives rise to the protein MAKLYADQNFPARVVELLRNLTHDVLTAREAGNAGVEMSDEDVLAFAHNHSRAILTVNRSDFVKLHDLEIPHSGIIICAEDMDREKMARQINESIFWVSTLAGNLIKVKNFFAA
- a CDS encoding DUF433 domain-containing protein, which translates into the protein MSLQELETELVSLSPDEKVQVIQILTKSLVPLWPELDRVIKILDQTFADEWTGIKKIEGVMGGDACVSNTRIPVWLLVSYRRLGATDTDILQDYPDLSAADLINAFAYAEAHSHEIEMAIRRQKEA